In the Danio rerio strain Tuebingen ecotype United States chromosome 8, GRCz12tu, whole genome shotgun sequence genome, one interval contains:
- the fut9b.1 gene encoding alpha-(1,3)-fucosyltransferase 9b translates to MTLAGVISFSIVFYMFPPSRNCPPQFVIHEQQSESSSDKSNNSVSNAAEDKPILLLWVWPENYRFEFSDCKKFYNIDNCKLTDDRSLYTNSDAVMVYHRGISWDLSNLPPSPRPPFQKWIWLHLESPTNTKKIPGLENLFNLTLSYRQDADIAVRMRLKTRKKPAEDFVVPKKDKLVCWIVSNNDPSTGVSARNKYYQELSKHIKVTLFGRAYSWFLSYDEYYPTLSSCKFYLSFENSIHKDYITEKINGPLAAGTVPVVLGPPRKNYENFVPGDAFIHVEDFQDPKSLAEYLHLLDRDDVAYRRYFNWRKHLTPTPHLILQTQEFVLAICTACDYIARHRDYKEAHDIYDWYFN, encoded by the coding sequence ATGACGTTAGCAGGTGTCATCTCTTTCAGCATCGTGTTTTATATGTTTCCACCCTCACGAAACTGTCCACCTCAATTTGTTATACATGAACAGCAGTCTGAAAGCAGCTCTGACAAAAGCAACAATTCTGTCTCTAATGCGGCAGAAGACAAACCGATCCTACTCCTGTGGGTTTGGCCTGAAAACTACAGGTTTGAATTCAGCGACTGCAAAAAGTTTTACAACATTGATAATTGTAAGTTGACGGATGATCGATCGCTCTACACCAATTCAGACGCCGTCATGGTTTATCACAGAGGCATTAGTTGGGATCTGTCCAACCTCCCTCCATCGCCTCGTCCTCCGTTCCAGAAGTGGATTTGGTTACATTTAGAATCTCCGACCAACACTAAAAAGATACCCGGTCTGGAAAACCTGTTCAATCTCACTCTCAGCTACAGACAAGATGCTGATATTGCAGTACGGATGAGATTAAAAACCAGGAAGAAACCAGCTGAGGATTTCGTCGTTCCCAAAAAAGACAAACTGGTTTGTTGGATCGTGAGTAACAATGATCCTTCAACTGGAGTCAGCGCAAGGAACAAGTATTATCAAGAATTAAGCAAGCACATCAAAGTCACTTTGTTCGGGAGGGCTTATTCATGGTTTCTGAGTTACGATGAGTACTATCCTACCCTCTCTAGCTGCAAATTTTACCTCTCCTTCGAAAACTCCATCCACAAGGACTACATCACAGAGAAGATCAATGGTCCTCTTGCTGCAGGAACTGTTCCTGTGGTTTTGGGTCCTCCAAGAAAGAACTATGAAAACTTTGTTCCTGGAGACGCCTTTATTCATGTGGAGGACTTTCAAGATCCAAAGTCACTGGCAGAATATCTGCATCTACTGGATAGGGATGACGTTGCGTATCGCAGATACTTTAACTGGAGGAAACATCTCACTCCAACTCCTCATTTAATATTGCAAACTCAAGAGTTTGTTCTGGCTATATGCACTGCCTGTGATTATATAGCACGACACAGGGATTATAAAGAAGCTCATGATATATACGACTGGTATTTCAACTGA